In Ciconia boyciana chromosome 17, ASM3463844v1, whole genome shotgun sequence, the genomic stretch GTGCTGTGCCCCCAGGAGCCCCAGCTGTGCCGGACAAATGCTGCTTCAACTTCCAGACGAGAAGGATCAAGAGAGACAACGTCGTCGCCTGCTACCCCACCAGCCCCGAGTGCCCGCACCAGGCTGTGATGTGAGTACCCCAAACCCAGCCCTGGGGGTAAAGCACCTCTAGACCCTGCCAGACCCCGTGCCTTGCTTTGGTGGGTCTGATCTTGATCTTCTGTGCCTCCAAGCCCCTCAGAAACTCAGCGCTGGGGTCCCCATACCACCACCCTGCTAACGCAGTCTTTTCTCTGCCCCAGCTTCAGGGTGAGGAGCGGGAGAGAGATCTGCGCCCAGGCGAGCAGGGCCTGGGTGAAGAGGTACCAGCAGAGCTTCCAAGTCAGCTCCTTTTCCATCCCCAGCTAGCGGGGCGGCCGGAGGCAGCGGGGGGAGTCCCCTCCATGGGGGACAGGACACCGTGTAGGCAACCCCTTTGCAGAGGTGGCTTTGGGGACACCACATTTGGATATAGCAGCTCGTCGGGGACATCCTCCCCATCACACTGTGATGACCCTCACCACCTCCCTGAAGGCCTTTGCTATCCCCGGCATCCCACCAGGATGGGGTGTGCCGACCCCGCAGGGCGCTGGGGTCCAGACCCGCTGCCAGCCCCCGTGCTCTCAGCCCTGctttgcaggcaggcagctgcctgtactccttgcaggcagcagcagcatgtctGTGAGGCTGCGCTCTCtggcctggcagcagcagaggggttAAGGGGGAGCAGCTCCACACTTATTTTTTGTACAACACACTGAACAGAATTAAACGTGATCTCACGCATGCAAACATCTGGCTGTGCGAGTGTCTTGGGAGCAGGCAGATCCTGCTGCCGGCTTTCTTGCCCGGGTGTTAAACCACATCTGTAAGTGCTGGGGTCAGTGAGGAGCTGGGAAGAGCCGAAGCCCCAACCATGTCTCTGCAAGGGGGTCCAGGGTGTGCATGGGGCCAAACCATGTCCATGCAGGCTTTGGGGAAGCCACCAGTGAGAGGGGAAGAAGCCGGCACAGCCCTTGAGGAGGGGGCTTCCCATGCTCCTCGTCAGCCATCCTAATGAGTGGATACCCCTGGCCCAAATTCAATCAGAGCTGCCCCTTGGGGATGCCTGGTCGGGCCCCACTGACAGCCCATGCTCCTGGGATGCCACGAGGAGATGTGATGGGCACCACCACTGTGACAGGCACCATGATGGACACGGTCACCATGATGGGCACCCAGCGATGGGTCTCAGGATGGGCTGAGGTGAGCCTGGCCACTGTCGAGCCACTCACCCCCGTGCAAAATTGCAAGAGAGGCAGCACAGCCAAGCTGACAATGGGtggtttttgaaaataaacttgctTGGGGCTTTGGTAAGCGCGAGCATCATCCTGTGTGGTTTGCCAGCAGCAACAACCAAACCTAAAATAGACTGCCAGCCGCAGCGCATCACCAGCGGTGCAGAGCTGTCGCCTGCTCACCACACTTTCCAGCAGCCCTCCGGTACTGCAGAGGCTGGAGGGGCCAGGAGAAGGAATTTCCATTCACTGGTTGCTCTTTACCTATCTCTCCAGGCAGTTCTTTCCCCGGGGAGAGTCCAGAGTTGTCATGGAAAGCCTGGCCGGGGGGTATATTATGctgaggtgcaggcaggagaggcaggtaGCTCTCGGTGGCCCCGAGTCTGCaagagctgctggtgctgacCAAGCCCTGGGTTGGACATGAAGGTCTTCTCCTTGGTCCTGCtcaccctgctgctggtggctctCTGGACTGGAAGCCAAGGCGTCTCCTGTAAGTACTGATGCCGAGCCTTTCCCTACGGCTGCCCCGATGCTGTCCCCGGATCCTCCACTGACAGTGTTTTGGGGGGTTAGGGAGGGGGACGAGAGCTTCAACTCCTGCTTCTGCCATGGGTTTAGGGGCCTGAGGGGCATTGCCAGCTGCCTGAGCATGGGGCTGTCCTGGTCTTGTTCAAAATGAGTAAAAATAGGCTTGGGGATGGCTTCAGCCCTGGcaccccagctggggagctCAGCAATAACCCCCTGCGGCAGGGAAACGGGGGGCTCCTACCCTGGGGCAAAGCAGAACCACCGGGGATGCAAGAAGGGACCCCTCGTagtgggagggagcaggagagtCCCCAGGGCCAGGCATGGGAGACCACCAACCCTTCTCGCCTCCTCTCAGTCCGCAGCTCCTATGGTACATGCTGCTACAAGGACATGTTCATCCAGCAGAAGATCCCTGCCTTCCTCATCAGGAGCTACCAGAATACACCTTCCCAATGCTCCCACAAGGCCGTGCGGTGAgtacccccagcccccaccaaGCCTTCCTCCCTGGCAGCCCACTCCTCAGCCTCGCTTGCCCACCTTCCTTACTGGTTCTTCTGCCTTCGGGGATCCTCCAAAGCAATCCATCCCCAAAGGGTGCCGTGGGTGGGGGTGTCCTGCCCTGGCTCTTCACATGCACCTCTCTCCTCACTGCTTTATCCCATAAAGCCCCAAAATCCTGTTTCAGCTGCCAGAcagaaaaatgggaaggaagCTGAGCTTTCAGAGATTGCTAAAAGTCAGCACTTTcgggggatgtggggagcaggatgctgcaggcatccccaggctggcagggaaggCCCAGGGCACGGCCAGATCCTGCACCCCCCAGCTAACAcagcccctctctccccccacagTGTGGAGCTGCTGAAGGGGACGAAGTTCTGTGTGGACCCAGAGGAGGCCTGGTTCCAGCAGTACCTGCGGCAGAAGGCGTCAACCAGCAACTCCACATGAAGCTGCCTTCCATAtaagctttatttatttgcatcCTGTATCTGTATGTTCTCATCTCGTTAAGTTATGGAGCTGGCTCCgtcccctcccctgccttcaCCACCTTCACACTACTGTATATCTCTTGACGGGTTTAATAAAACATCTCGTGCTGACGTGCAGTTGGAGTGAGAGAATGTAAACATGGCAGGAGAAAACAGGGGTCACATCAGGGCTCAGATAAGCTGGGATTTGACTCCCAGCAGTGGTTTTCTGCCAGCAACAGCGGCAGCGGCTGGGGGGGTCCATGCCAGGGCACCTGAGCTGGGCCGGGCTGTCCGTCCGCAGAGCAGCTCCACAGCCGCCCGCCACGGTGAcgctgctggggctgttgcaaAGCAAATCCCTGCCTGGAGCTTGCTGGTGTGGCTTCACGGCTGCCTGCTTGGGATTGCCAGCAGGGCTCTGGCCGTGGAGCTTCGTGCCCCAGCCTGCCTCACGGCCCGTGGGGTCCTTGCAGCAGCGGCAGGGTCGCTGTCGTGGGGGTTTGGGCTCTGGCCGGTCCCCACCGGGCACCCAAATGGAATCTGAAAGTGGCAGCCCCGTGGCCGGTGCTTCTGCTTCTGCGGTTTCCTTGCCTTCTCCAGCTCAGCAAAACTGGGCGATCCTGACATAATTTCCCCGGTATGATGcacccctttcctttccttgaaaCCCTGCGCCCGCCCAGCGGCCGGGGGATAAAGGAGGGCATCGCCACAGGGGCCGAGCATCGTGCAGAGgagagccctgcagcccccgcagctccagccccgctcccaGAGCCCTCGGCCCCGCAGCACCATGAAGGTCCCCGCAGCCGCCCTGGTCGCTCTCCTCCTCGTGGCCACCTGCTCCCCGTCCGAGGCCCACCTCGGTGAGTCCGGCGTCGCTGCGTCCTCCGCGGGGCTGGCTGTGCCGTCGCTCCACGGGAGCTGCCGGGGCAGCCGGAGAGCCCCATCCCCGTCAGCGGGGACCCTGGTGCctgtggggagggctgggagcaggagacCACCGCCAGTGCTGGGACTGAGGCGCGGGGCCAGGGCTCTCCTGGGGGGCCACCGCCAGGGAATACGACGCAAGGGGGACGGGAGATGGCAAATCCGTGGGGAACCCCAGGCGCCGGTGGGGCCAGAGCCTCTGCTGTAGCCTGGGGTCTCACCAgggctgtctgtctgtctctccgCCCTCACAGACGGCGTCCCCACCGCCTGCTGCTTCAGCTACCAGCAACGTCCCGTCCCGCGCAGCCTCATCGCGTCCACCTacatcaccagcagcagctgcagccagccggGGGTGATGTGAGTACCCACCGCTGCGGGGGCCCGGGTGCCACGGCCGGGGCAGTGCCCCGAGGGTGGCctgggaggggacggggacacggccggggcggccggggcgctGCCGGCAGGACGCAGCGCAGGCacggcgctgccccggcccaCCTCCCCAACGCGGGTTTTCTCCTGGCAGCCTGGTCACCAAGAAGAAGAAGGAGCTGTGCGCGGACCCCGCGGCGCCCTGGGTGCAGGCGCACCTGAAGCACTTCCAGACCCTCAAGAACTGACCCTTCCCCGCTGCCACCGCGAtgcccccgctgccgcccccggCGGGCTCGGCTTCCAGCCCCAGCCACGCCAGGGAGTACTTGAACTGCAGCCTTCTTCAGCGGGAAGAATTATTCTATTTAACTTATTTAAGttaagctaaatattttttgctacaaaaagggaaaagacaaaaataatttatatgaaaagaataatttaaaagaaaactaatttaaacTGTATCAGTATGCCTGTCAAGGAAGAGGCCGGAGTTTTGATGCCTAAATAAAGTGTTTGTGCTAGCAACCCCTTTGGGTGTCTCTGAAGTCCTTGCTGGAGCCCCGACGTGGGAGAAGGGAcccacggggacccccctgccctccccacgcCCCGCCTTTGCTGCTCCCCGCTGGGCAGGGCAGCCTCGGCCCCACAGCAGCTCCCGTggtgcctccccctccccagcccgggTTCAGCTCCGCTGCCACCCAGCACGTCCCCACGGGGTGACACCAGCATCACACCCGGGGCTGCCAGTGCCGGCTCCTATGTGGCAAACGGCCTGGCAGCACCCGCGCTGCCAACAGGAGGGTCGGGGCCACTGCGGAGGCTCTTGCCCTGCAGTGCTCAGGCACATCAGCAAGCCCACATGAGAAGTTGCCGCTTTTATTCGTGAGGATCTTCAGGCTTGTGGGacaggggctgggagggcagctGGGTGTCGGGGTGTCCTGCGAGGATCCtggcctcctcttcctcagccaAAGTGCCAGGAGCCGCGGCCCTGTGCGAGGGTCCCTGCACCAGGGGAGCTGGACCCTGGGCCGGCTGCCACGGGGGTACTTCAAGGGGCAGGGAGATGATGAGCACAAGCCCCTGCcacgctccctccctccctccctccccacatcACAGCCCTGCGCCTCTCCCCGGGTCCCAGGTGGCTGCGGTGGCCAcgtggccctggggaccctgtCCCCCCGGCCGCACCCCTCACCGCTGCCCGTGTCGCTGCAGTCGCCGCACTCCCAGGACTCGGCATCTTCCCCCACGCcggagcagagctggtgggtCCCGCGGGAGCCACAGGACGCGCAGAGCAGTAGTCTCCAGGGCCTGGGGGAGCAGCGGGACCCCCTGCCACCAAAGGCCCCCGAGCTGtgggctgccagccccggcgCTGTGCTGAGCCCACCtccaccccgctcccccccagcagccggggctgagctgccggcacGCACCTGCGCCATGCCGGGCTCGGCATCCCAGGGAACCTCCATCCCTGCCCAAAGGAGAAGACAAAGGCATCGTCTTCTcgctggggctgtggggaccgGGGCCACCGGCACTCACCCGttcacctcctcctgctcccgTCCCGCTGGGCACAGGCACTGGCTGGCATCGCAGGTGCTGTGCTGTCGGTAATGGTCCGCGAAGGCCCCGtcctcctcccaggcagcatccctgcgGGAGCCGGGGAGCGCTCAGCCCCGGGGTGCGGGGGACACCCCGCCGGCACCCCGGGAGGCAGAAGGGGATGGGCCGGAGCATCGCcgagggggaaggaggcagggagaagagtACCGACCTGTCGGGGATTTTGATGCCCAGGCGAAACATCTCCTCCTGGAAGGACGCCATGTCCTGGCAGAGCGGGCAGCGGAAGTGGTGCAGGGCAGAGCACAGCGCCTGgccctggggcagagctggcatcAGCATCAGCGACGAGGAGGTCCCATCATTCGTGTCCCCCCCGGAGCTGGGCGACAGCGTGACGACAGGGGTGATCACGTCAGGGGCCGGGGGCGATGCCGCCTACCTGGATGCAGCGGCGGTGGAACCAGGCGCTGGCGCAGGTGGGACAGACCAGGGTGTTGTAGCAGGGCCTCTCCGCCACCACCTCCAGGCAGATGAGGCAGGGGGTCTGGTCCTGCTGCACCGCCCGCACACACTGGTGCGGTCCTGCTGTGCAGGCACCAGACTCCAGACCCCCCGGCGCAGGGACCCTCGCACAGCAGCCCGGGTCCTGGCAGTTCAGCTGAGGAAGAATAGGCCAGGATCCTCAAAGGACACTGTTGGAAAATAACGAAGGATTGGTGAGGAGGATTATAAATATGCTCAAGACCAGCAGCTGGGGTGTAGAAAAACACATATATCGTACTACTTGTTGTTTAGCCTTGTGTCTTGGACAAGTAGAACATCTGTGTTTGGGTAACACAGGCCCGTGGTAGACTTAGAGGCATCCTATTGAACATGCTTGATATTCCTGCCCTGCTACGGGAAATATCAAAGCACAATGGTAAACTACGCCTGCGCGAGTCCCTGATAAATaggcaaaaccagcagtttCGGCGATCCTCTAGCATGGACCGAGCTCCATGGTGCCTACGGCCCTCTTTGTGTGCCTCTGCCCGGGTGCTGCTTCAGGGATCCCCCAACTGGCGAGGTAACGAAAATAAATTAACTCTTTGAATTTCATCTGTGGTTTGTGGTTGTTCCTGCATCCTGCCTGTGCCGGCTCACACATTTGCCGTAGTCGGCAGGATCCAGGAACAGCTATGCCATGGCCGGCAAAAAAGTTGGGGACTGGGGAGGCCATGATGGTGACTCCCTGTATTCCAGGACGGCCCACTACTGAGCGCTGGACCCCTGTGGCCACTTTCCTGGCTACATTGGCTCTGCTGGAAGCATGGCCTGAAATAGATGATGGGCCGGTGGTTAACCCCCAGGCAATTGAAACAGCTATGTGTGGGTTGCCATGGAAAGCAGCATCGGAGGCTTCTCACAAGTTAGAGGGGGGGATTGGGATGGTTATTATTTACCAGTCTTAGAGCTCTTGACTGTGAAGTTGTTGCACTATGGAGTAAAAAGACAGTTGGAAAGGGAAGTCAGGACTTTACAAGATGCAAAGGCGATTGTGCAAGAAGTGATTACTACTCAAGCAGAGCAGTGCAATGGGCTGCAAGGTACTGTAGAGCGATTGGTAGCACGTATTGCTAATAAATGAAGGGACAGATATGGAAAAAGTAAGGTTTCAATTTCCCAAGTTCGTACTCTCACCACAAAAGCTTCATGGGATCCCGAGGAATGGGATGGAAATATCTGGAGTGAATCCTTGGACTCTGAGGTTGCGTTTGAATTTGAGTCGGATTTAAAAGGCAGGAGGTGACGGAAGCACAACCCCTCACAAAAATGAGAGGGCAGCAGGAACAAGCGGACAAGGGAGTGCAGATCACACATACTTACACCCCAAAAGAGTTAAGGGAATTCTTAGAGATCTATCAGCAAAAGAGTGGGGAAGGCATATTGGCATGGATTTTGCGAGCTTGGGATAGTGGAGCTGCATCTATTCATTTATTAATGGgtgaaaaagttttattaagCTCTATAGCCAGTGGTGATCAGATACAATGAGGATACGCTCAGTTGCAAAATATCAGAGGTCCTGATGAGCAAGATGTTATTGCACCTACGCTGTATCAATGGTTGTGCGC encodes the following:
- the LOC140661063 gene encoding C-C motif chemokine 3-like, whose amino-acid sequence is MAKAAGVVCTLLLLAVLCCQSLAQRAPAVPDKCCFNFQTRRIKRDNVVACYPTSPECPHQAVIFRVRSGREICAQASRAWVKRYQQSFQVSSFSIPS
- the LOC140661055 gene encoding eotaxin-like, whose translation is MKVFSLVLLTLLLVALWTGSQGVSFRSSYGTCCYKDMFIQQKIPAFLIRSYQNTPSQCSHKAVRVELLKGTKFCVDPEEAWFQQYLRQKASTSNST
- the LOC140660860 gene encoding C-C motif chemokine 3-like — protein: MKVPAAALVALLLVATCSPSEAHLDGVPTACCFSYQQRPVPRSLIASTYITSSSCSQPGVILVTKKKKELCADPAAPWVQAHLKHFQTLKN
- the LOC140661031 gene encoding PHD finger protein 7-like; the protein is MNTVMVNGVAFPIVGFPPNPQISGPHQCVRAVQQDQTPCLICLEVVAERPCYNTLVCPTCASAWFHRRCIQGQALCSALHHFRCPLCQDMASFQEEMFRLGIKIPDRDAAWEEDGAFADHYRQHSTCDASQCLCPAGREQEEVNGPWRLLLCASCGSRGTHQLCSGVGEDAESWECGDCSDTGSVPPWQPAQGPAPLVQGPSHRAAAPGTLAEEEEARILAGHPDTQLPSQPLSHKPEDPHE